The Vespula vulgaris chromosome 2, iyVesVulg1.1, whole genome shotgun sequence genome has a segment encoding these proteins:
- the LOC127061582 gene encoding uncharacterized protein LOC127061582 isoform X2, giving the protein MEDSSNSGNLWHKSKVEEQQADLFNGESTTGSVEANSTSLADIFDTAFSSTVDPSPQSRFTSGNEMEYEHLFAESDIEESEVAPMESYNDTAHASSQNSFMFGGYITSNTNGNSNEYWQTDTLNCDMCQNRQERTFKKESVTRQLNSAREDRTGDTYRHKRILHDQDGSVKHKKKENDEQKRRTDQQVDNFNIAGPSRTSDYYNSNSSVKSSEHINGVNGALQTVENRNVNESNNLCHSDLSTVINSQEAHTNIAQSSRIDDAPSAPDLQLDWSSSSDSDDEDGSIEVLGTVNHNENSVQNDTEENRTVTLVDLTAESDEEPPPTSTSFNNPVNPWTGEHIQRTHMYHNRHMYYRHRTPTLHSRYSTLGDTTTGTTSSRMHPVQERLWMNQQRVQEVHRRRLYPRSSSHHTCMPQNTHINQTAEHEHTYGNCFPPTHIHSTTHCNGSDAVPFAENYISPSLIPPRLLPSRVLPPPQQPTVYSHPEARGPPNFAPTCAPTMMVNHLSDVEEMEPSQDMMTSIPVHQHVHHHMYHYDTHPQIPQRMHHVHIMPSRMHHLHISFSPNLHTSITRGNTLPSTAGLPDLILHQPRHMSARLENYMRIVDLRRMAHISYGATQESIESHTFPHKYKRVKKVENGEDAIEKCTICLSEFEDCESVRRLPCMHLFHIDCVDQWLCTNKRCPICRVDIETFLQKEIIV; this is encoded by the exons atggAAGATAGTTCAAATTCCGGAAATTTATGGCATAAAAGCAAAGTAGAGGAACAGCAGGCTGATCTATTTAACGGAGAATCAACGACTGGGTCGGTAGAAGCTAATTCTACTTCTTTAGCTGATATATTTGATACTGCATTCTCGTCTACAGTTGATCCATCTCCGCAATCTCGTTTTACTTCTG gAAATGAGATGGAGTACGAACATTTATTTGCAGAAAGTGATATCGAAGAATCAGAGGTAGCACCTATGGAATCATATAATGATACGGCGCATGCTAGTTCACAAAATAGTTTTATGTTCGGAGGCTACATTACATCTAATACGAATGGTAATTCCAATGAATATTGGCAAACTGATACTTTAAATTGTGATATGTGCCAAAACAGACAAGAGAGAACTTTTAAGAAAGAATCAGTTACACGTCAGTTGAATAGTGCTAGAGAAGATAGAACTGGCGACACTTATAGacataaaagaattttacacGATCAAGATGGATCggtgaaacataaaaaaaaagaaaatgatgaacaAAAACGTAGAACTGATCAACAAGTAGATAACTTCAATATAGCTGGACCGTCTAGAACATCAGATTATTACAATTCTAACAG TTCCGTGAAATCATCAGAACATATTAATGGTGTTAATGGTGCTTTACAGACTgttgaaaatagaaatgtcAATGAATCTAACAATTTATGTCATTCTGATTTATCTACTGTAATAAACTCTCAAGAAGCACATACAAATATAGCTCAATCATCAA GAATTGATGATGCTCCATCAGCACCAGATTTACAATTGGACTGGTCATCCAGTAGCGATAGTGACGATGAAGATGGATCTATAGAAGTACTTGGAACTGTAAATCATAATGAA aaTTCTGTACAAAATGACACTGAAGAAAATCGTACAGTCACTTTGGTTGACTTAACCGCAGAATCTGATGAAGAACCACCACCTACATCTACGTCATTTAACAATCCAGTAAATCCATGGACAGGAGAACACATTCAAAG AACGCATATGTATCACAATCGACATATGTATTATCGTCATCGAACTCCAACTTTACATTCAAGATATAGTACGCTAGGAg atacaaCAACAGGAACTACATCTTCTCGTATGCATCCTGTACAAGAAAGATTATGGATGAATCAACAACGTGTTCAAGAGGTTCATAGAAGAAGACTTTATCCAAGATCTTCATCGCATCATAc TTGTATGCCACAGAATACGCATATAAATCAAACCGCAGAACATGAACATACTTATGGGAATTGTTTTCCTCCAACTCATATTCATTCAACTACTCATTGCAATGGAAGTGATGCTGTTCCATTTGCTGAGAATTATATCTCGCCTTCTCTTATACCACCACGATTATTACCGTCTAGAGTCTTACCACCACCCCAACAACCAACTGTTTACAGTCATCCAGAAGCAAGAGGACCACCAAATTTTGCTCCTACTTGTGCACCAACTATGatg GTAAACCATTTAAGTGATGTAGAAGAAATGGAACCTTCTCAGGATATGATGACATCAATACCAGTTCATCAACACGTTCATCATCATATGTATCATTATGATACACATCCACAAATACCTCAGCGTATGCATCATGTTCATATAATGCCTTCACGTATGCATCATCTTCATATAAGTTTCTCTCCAAACTTG CATACATCTATAACACGTGGAAATACGTTACCATCTACAGCAGGTTTACcagatttaatattacatcAACCAAGGCATATGTCTGCACGTCTTGAAAATTACATGCGAATCGTTGATTTACGTCGTATGGCTCATATAAGTTATGGTGCCACTCAAGAATCTATCGAAAGTCACACATTCCCACATAAATACAAACGG
- the LOC127061582 gene encoding uncharacterized protein LOC127061582 isoform X1 — MEDSSNSGNLWHKSKVEEQQADLFNGESTTGSVEANSTSLADIFDTAFSSTVDPSPQSRFTSGNEMEYEHLFAESDIEESEVAPMESYNDTAHASSQNSFMFGGYITSNTNGNSNEYWQTDTLNCDMCQNRQERTFKKESVTRQLNSAREDRTGDTYRHKRILHDQDGSVKHKKKENDEQKRRTDQQVDNFNIAGPSRTSDYYNSNSSVKSSEHINGVNGALQTVENRNVNESNNLCHSDLSTVINSQEAHTNIAQSSRIDDAPSAPDLQLDWSSSSDSDDEDGSIEVLGTVNHNENSVQNDTEENRTVTLVDLTAESDEEPPPTSTSFNNPVNPWTGEHIQRTHMYHNRHMYYRHRTPTLHSRYSTLGDTTTGTTSSRMHPVQERLWMNQQRVQEVHRRRLYPRSSSHHTSCMPQNTHINQTAEHEHTYGNCFPPTHIHSTTHCNGSDAVPFAENYISPSLIPPRLLPSRVLPPPQQPTVYSHPEARGPPNFAPTCAPTMMVNHLSDVEEMEPSQDMMTSIPVHQHVHHHMYHYDTHPQIPQRMHHVHIMPSRMHHLHISFSPNLHTSITRGNTLPSTAGLPDLILHQPRHMSARLENYMRIVDLRRMAHISYGATQESIESHTFPHKYKRVKKVENGEDAIEKCTICLSEFEDCESVRRLPCMHLFHIDCVDQWLCTNKRCPICRVDIETFLQKEIIV, encoded by the exons atggAAGATAGTTCAAATTCCGGAAATTTATGGCATAAAAGCAAAGTAGAGGAACAGCAGGCTGATCTATTTAACGGAGAATCAACGACTGGGTCGGTAGAAGCTAATTCTACTTCTTTAGCTGATATATTTGATACTGCATTCTCGTCTACAGTTGATCCATCTCCGCAATCTCGTTTTACTTCTG gAAATGAGATGGAGTACGAACATTTATTTGCAGAAAGTGATATCGAAGAATCAGAGGTAGCACCTATGGAATCATATAATGATACGGCGCATGCTAGTTCACAAAATAGTTTTATGTTCGGAGGCTACATTACATCTAATACGAATGGTAATTCCAATGAATATTGGCAAACTGATACTTTAAATTGTGATATGTGCCAAAACAGACAAGAGAGAACTTTTAAGAAAGAATCAGTTACACGTCAGTTGAATAGTGCTAGAGAAGATAGAACTGGCGACACTTATAGacataaaagaattttacacGATCAAGATGGATCggtgaaacataaaaaaaaagaaaatgatgaacaAAAACGTAGAACTGATCAACAAGTAGATAACTTCAATATAGCTGGACCGTCTAGAACATCAGATTATTACAATTCTAACAG TTCCGTGAAATCATCAGAACATATTAATGGTGTTAATGGTGCTTTACAGACTgttgaaaatagaaatgtcAATGAATCTAACAATTTATGTCATTCTGATTTATCTACTGTAATAAACTCTCAAGAAGCACATACAAATATAGCTCAATCATCAA GAATTGATGATGCTCCATCAGCACCAGATTTACAATTGGACTGGTCATCCAGTAGCGATAGTGACGATGAAGATGGATCTATAGAAGTACTTGGAACTGTAAATCATAATGAA aaTTCTGTACAAAATGACACTGAAGAAAATCGTACAGTCACTTTGGTTGACTTAACCGCAGAATCTGATGAAGAACCACCACCTACATCTACGTCATTTAACAATCCAGTAAATCCATGGACAGGAGAACACATTCAAAG AACGCATATGTATCACAATCGACATATGTATTATCGTCATCGAACTCCAACTTTACATTCAAGATATAGTACGCTAGGAg atacaaCAACAGGAACTACATCTTCTCGTATGCATCCTGTACAAGAAAGATTATGGATGAATCAACAACGTGTTCAAGAGGTTCATAGAAGAAGACTTTATCCAAGATCTTCATCGCATCATAc caGTTGTATGCCACAGAATACGCATATAAATCAAACCGCAGAACATGAACATACTTATGGGAATTGTTTTCCTCCAACTCATATTCATTCAACTACTCATTGCAATGGAAGTGATGCTGTTCCATTTGCTGAGAATTATATCTCGCCTTCTCTTATACCACCACGATTATTACCGTCTAGAGTCTTACCACCACCCCAACAACCAACTGTTTACAGTCATCCAGAAGCAAGAGGACCACCAAATTTTGCTCCTACTTGTGCACCAACTATGatg GTAAACCATTTAAGTGATGTAGAAGAAATGGAACCTTCTCAGGATATGATGACATCAATACCAGTTCATCAACACGTTCATCATCATATGTATCATTATGATACACATCCACAAATACCTCAGCGTATGCATCATGTTCATATAATGCCTTCACGTATGCATCATCTTCATATAAGTTTCTCTCCAAACTTG CATACATCTATAACACGTGGAAATACGTTACCATCTACAGCAGGTTTACcagatttaatattacatcAACCAAGGCATATGTCTGCACGTCTTGAAAATTACATGCGAATCGTTGATTTACGTCGTATGGCTCATATAAGTTATGGTGCCACTCAAGAATCTATCGAAAGTCACACATTCCCACATAAATACAAACGG